One part of the Vitis riparia cultivar Riparia Gloire de Montpellier isolate 1030 chromosome 15, EGFV_Vit.rip_1.0, whole genome shotgun sequence genome encodes these proteins:
- the LOC117932220 gene encoding putative disease resistance RPP13-like protein 3 codes for MAESSVSFLLQKLYDLVSQEASLFGAVEGEVRQLCKELEWIRLFLEYADGERRYDKRFKLWVNQVRDAAFDAEDVIDEFMFKVERKRQQRLNNLKFLDFLPACLDFVDKLLLAHELRGRITDINTTLEKILVNKKRYGIEYPRASEAGSSSDPWSYSNQMVTRKEKRLPTVEETNVVGMKNDVKAVKGKLLEEAMERVVVAIWGMGGLGKTTLAKKIYNDSDVQQHFDCRAWVFVSQEYNIRELLLGIANCVPTLTDEQKRKNENELGEEVKKCLHGKRYLIVRDDV; via the coding sequence ATGGCAGAGAGCAGTGTCTCTTTTCTACTACAGAAGCTGTATGACTTGGTTTCACAAGAAGCCTCCCTATTCGGGGCAGTAGAAGGGGAGGTGAGGCAGCTTTGTAAGGAGCTGGAGTGGATCCGGCTCTTCCTGGAATATGCAGATGGAGAGCGCAGATACGATAAAAGGTTCAAGCTGTGGGTGAATCAGGTCAGAGATGCGGCTTTTGATGCTGAGGATGTCATTGATGAATTCATGTTCAAGGTGGAACGCAAACGGCAGCAAAGACTCAATAATCTCAAGTTCCTCGACTTCTTGCCCGCATGCCTTGACTTTGTTGACAAGTTACTGCTGGCACATGAGCTCAGAGGTCGTATAACAGATATCAATACCACACTTGAGAAGATCTTGGTTAATAAAAAGAGGTACGGCATCGAATATCCGAGAGCGTCTGAAGCTGGGAGTTCATCTGATCCTTGGAGCTACTCCAATCAAATGGTGACCAGGAAAGAAAAGAGGCTTCCCACTGTTGAAGAAACCAACGTAGTGGGGATGAAAAATGATGTGAAGGCTGTAAAGGGAAAGCTGTTAGAGGAAGCAATGGAAAGAGTAGTGGTGGCCATCTGGGGGATGGGTGGCCTTGGCAAAACAACTCTTGCCAAGAAAATTTACAACGACAGCGATGTTCAGCAGCACTTTGATTGCCGTGCTTGGGTTTTTGTATCTCAAGAGTATAATATCCGGGAGCTTTTGCTCGGGATCGCCAATTGTGTCCCGACTCTCACGGATGAACAAAAacgtaaaaatgaaaatgagttgGGAGAAGAGGTTAAAAAATGTCTCCATGGAAAAAGGTACTTGATAGTACGTGATGATGTATAG